The following are from one region of the Natronosporangium hydrolyticum genome:
- a CDS encoding LacI family DNA-binding transcriptional regulator, translated as MTTQRARSAGRPTLDEVAALAGVGRGTVSRVVNGSPQVSPAARAAVERAIVKLGYVPNRAARALVTRRTDSVALVVSESEERVFGEPFFAGIVRGISSGLQDTPLQLWLAMAQSPAERERVEHHLTSQHVDGVLLLSLHDDDPLPHLLEQRELPAVLGGRPARMMPEQFAPDSGEPTRNGGWFVDVDNAGGARQAVAHLVAAGRRRIATVAGSQDMGVGVARLAGYREATAAAGLPADEALIAYGDFSEPSGAAAMRQLLARRPDLDAVFVASDLMAAGALRVLRETGRRVPEDVAVVGFEDSAVARQTDPPLTTVHQPVEEMGREMARLLVSRIRREQPPRPYSLLETHLVVRKSA; from the coding sequence ATGACGACGCAGCGGGCGCGGTCAGCGGGGCGCCCCACCCTCGACGAGGTCGCGGCGCTGGCCGGGGTCGGCCGGGGCACAGTGTCGCGTGTGGTCAATGGTTCGCCACAGGTTAGCCCGGCCGCTCGAGCGGCGGTCGAACGAGCGATCGTGAAGCTCGGTTACGTGCCGAACCGCGCCGCGCGGGCGCTGGTGACCCGCCGGACCGACTCGGTGGCGTTGGTGGTCTCCGAGTCGGAGGAGCGGGTCTTCGGTGAGCCGTTCTTCGCCGGGATCGTGCGGGGCATCAGCTCCGGCCTGCAGGACACCCCGTTGCAGCTCTGGCTGGCGATGGCCCAGTCACCCGCCGAACGGGAGCGGGTCGAGCACCACCTGACCAGTCAGCACGTCGACGGGGTGTTGCTGCTTTCGTTGCACGACGACGACCCGCTGCCGCATCTGCTGGAGCAGCGGGAGCTGCCGGCGGTGCTGGGCGGCCGGCCCGCCCGGATGATGCCGGAGCAGTTCGCGCCCGACTCCGGCGAGCCGACCCGTAACGGCGGTTGGTTCGTCGATGTCGACAACGCCGGCGGTGCCCGGCAGGCGGTGGCCCATCTGGTGGCGGCGGGCCGGCGCCGGATTGCCACCGTGGCCGGTTCGCAGGACATGGGCGTGGGGGTGGCCCGACTCGCCGGTTACCGGGAGGCGACCGCCGCCGCCGGCCTGCCCGCCGACGAGGCGCTGATCGCGTACGGGGATTTCAGCGAACCCAGCGGCGCGGCGGCGATGCGGCAACTGTTGGCGCGGCGCCCCGATCTGGACGCGGTCTTCGTCGCCTCCGACCTGATGGCCGCCGGCGCGTTGCGGGTGCTCCGGGAGACCGGGCGGCGGGTGCCGGAAGATGTCGCGGTGGTCGGTTTCGAAGATTCGGCGGTGGCCCGGCAGACGGATCCGCCGCTCACCACCGTGCACCAGCCGGTGGAGGAGATGGGCCGCGAGATGGCCCGGCTGCTCGTCTCGCGGATCCGTCGCGAGCAACCCCCTCGCCCGTACTCGCTGCTCGAAACCCACCTGGTGGTACGCAAGTCGGCGTGA
- a CDS encoding NYN domain-containing protein, giving the protein MDQEERIALFLDYENLALGARDHLGGAAFDLRPIADALAERGRVVARRAYADWSYFDQDRRALTRSHVELIDIPQKMGASRKNAADIKMAVDVLEMAFERGYISTFVLGTGDSDFTPLVHKLRELNKRVIGVGVAASTSGLLPPACDEFLYYDRLEGVGPPEPATVDEERPATDDAPVKQQISGDQLAKLVAQTVAGVQRSSGEVTASTLKRTLLRKDPTFSEADYGFRAFGELLRHLAERRVIELSDGPAKGDPEVGLPEHGDREVAFGLLATVVAELTEPDRPVALSGLKDQLRRVRPEFSEKKLGYSSFLQFCKAAATSGAVALQWRSDAGDYLVTAAESAEPVG; this is encoded by the coding sequence ATGGACCAGGAGGAGCGGATCGCGCTGTTTCTCGACTACGAGAATCTGGCGCTGGGTGCGCGGGACCATCTCGGCGGCGCCGCGTTCGACCTGCGGCCGATCGCCGATGCGCTCGCCGAACGAGGCCGTGTGGTGGCCCGCCGGGCGTACGCCGACTGGTCGTACTTCGACCAGGACCGGCGGGCGTTGACCCGGTCGCATGTCGAGCTGATCGACATTCCGCAGAAGATGGGCGCTTCCCGCAAGAACGCCGCCGATATCAAGATGGCGGTGGATGTGCTGGAGATGGCCTTCGAGCGGGGGTATATCTCCACGTTCGTGCTCGGCACCGGCGACAGCGACTTCACCCCGCTGGTGCACAAGCTGCGGGAGCTGAACAAGCGGGTGATCGGGGTGGGGGTGGCGGCCTCCACCTCTGGGTTGTTGCCGCCGGCCTGCGACGAGTTCCTCTACTACGACCGGCTTGAGGGGGTCGGGCCGCCGGAGCCCGCCACCGTCGATGAGGAGCGGCCGGCGACCGACGACGCCCCGGTCAAGCAGCAGATCAGCGGCGACCAGCTGGCGAAACTCGTCGCGCAGACCGTCGCCGGGGTGCAGCGCAGCAGCGGTGAGGTCACCGCCTCGACCTTGAAACGGACCTTGCTCCGCAAAGATCCCACCTTCAGCGAGGCCGATTATGGCTTCCGGGCCTTCGGCGAGTTGCTGCGGCATCTGGCGGAGCGGCGGGTGATCGAGCTGTCGGATGGCCCGGCCAAGGGCGACCCGGAGGTCGGCCTGCCAGAGCACGGCGACCGCGAGGTGGCGTTCGGCCTGCTGGCGACGGTGGTGGCGGAGCTGACCGAGCCGGATCGGCCGGTGGCGCTCTCCGGGCTGAAGGATCAGCTGCGCCGGGTGCGGCCGGAGTTCAGCGAGAAGAAGCTGGGCTACAGCAGCTTCCTCCAGTTCTGTAAGGCCGCCGCGACCAGCGGTGCGGTGGCGTTGCAGTGGCGTTCGGACGCGGGTGACTATCTGGTCACGGCTGCCGAGTCGGCCGAGCCGGTGGGCTGA
- a CDS encoding carbohydrate ABC transporter permease, with product MTKLDVTEPPPTDTGRRAGSAPSGKPPNGGWRLTLNRLDLKGSPYLYIAPFFILFGIFGAYPIIYTIWLSATNRSPLRAETEFVGFDNFITLLGDDRFWGSVINTLGIFVIATVPQLVLALMLANWLNRQMRGMGFFRMAIAVPIVTSTAVVALIFGMFFARDYGLVNYLLETIGLDRVDWRASQGHSWLAIASMVDWRWTGYNALIYLAAMQAIPKDLYESAELDGASRGRQFWTITIPLLQPTIIFTVIISTIGGLQLFVEPLMFTSGSGALRGGSTGQFQTMNMYLVQTLRDFHEWGRAGAIALLLILLTVVVSAINYWLIRRISSDK from the coding sequence ATGACCAAGCTGGATGTCACGGAGCCGCCGCCGACCGACACCGGTCGGCGGGCTGGCTCAGCGCCGTCAGGCAAGCCCCCCAACGGCGGCTGGCGCCTGACGTTGAACAGGCTCGACCTCAAAGGGTCCCCGTACCTCTACATCGCGCCCTTCTTCATCCTGTTCGGGATCTTCGGTGCGTACCCGATCATTTATACGATCTGGCTCTCGGCCACCAACCGGTCGCCGCTGCGGGCCGAGACCGAATTCGTCGGATTCGACAATTTCATTACGCTGTTGGGCGATGACCGCTTCTGGGGTTCGGTCATCAACACGCTCGGCATCTTCGTCATCGCGACCGTGCCCCAGTTGGTGCTGGCGTTAATGCTGGCGAACTGGCTCAACCGGCAGATGCGGGGGATGGGCTTCTTCCGGATGGCGATCGCGGTGCCGATCGTCACCTCCACCGCGGTGGTGGCGCTCATCTTCGGCATGTTCTTCGCCCGCGACTACGGTCTGGTCAACTACCTGCTGGAGACGATCGGGCTGGACCGGGTGGATTGGCGAGCCAGCCAGGGTCATTCCTGGTTGGCGATCGCCAGCATGGTCGACTGGCGCTGGACGGGCTACAACGCGCTGATCTACCTCGCGGCGATGCAGGCGATCCCCAAAGACCTCTACGAGTCGGCGGAGCTGGACGGCGCCTCCCGTGGGCGGCAGTTCTGGACCATCACGATCCCGCTGCTTCAGCCGACCATCATCTTCACGGTCATCATCTCCACTATCGGTGGGTTGCAGCTCTTCGTTGAGCCGCTGATGTTCACCAGCGGCTCCGGAGCGCTGCGCGGCGGCTCCACCGGTCAGTTCCAGACCATGAATATGTACCTGGTGCAGACGCTGCGAGATTTCCATGAGTGGGGCCGGGCGGGCGCGATCGCGCTGTTGCTCATATTGCTGACCGTGGTCGTCTCGGCGATCAACTACTGGCTGATCCGTCGGATCAGCTCGGATAAGTGA
- a CDS encoding amino acid-binding protein — protein MLLRVRVTLPDRPGALGQVARTLGVSGADIVQVVVLERLGGRAVDDFTVVWPQAARVERLLAGLGAVPGVRVDGLWSVSGAPMAGGHDAQLLAQLASNPTDGVATLVDAVPGLLAADWAAAVAVPPDWADRYRTAGSVVLRASWQAAEPLPIPEVSPLRSRALAGPGGVRYAVAPFERAGMVLVAARAYGDHLPPASFHRSEVDRLAQLVRAAAVVLGDHLDAVQLEAAGLDPVPAAPPALSR, from the coding sequence ATGCTGCTACGGGTACGGGTGACGCTGCCAGACCGACCAGGGGCGCTGGGGCAGGTCGCTCGCACGCTGGGGGTCTCCGGGGCCGACATCGTGCAGGTGGTGGTCCTGGAACGGTTGGGCGGTCGGGCGGTGGACGACTTCACCGTGGTCTGGCCGCAGGCCGCGCGGGTGGAGCGGTTGCTGGCGGGCCTGGGCGCGGTGCCCGGCGTGCGGGTCGACGGGCTGTGGAGTGTGTCGGGAGCGCCGATGGCGGGCGGGCACGACGCGCAACTCCTGGCCCAGCTCGCCAGCAACCCCACCGACGGGGTGGCGACGCTGGTCGACGCGGTGCCCGGGCTGTTGGCCGCCGACTGGGCGGCGGCGGTGGCGGTGCCGCCGGACTGGGCAGACCGGTACCGGACCGCCGGCTCGGTGGTGCTGCGGGCGAGTTGGCAGGCGGCGGAGCCGTTGCCGATCCCGGAGGTGTCGCCGTTGCGGTCGCGGGCGCTCGCCGGCCCGGGCGGGGTCCGGTATGCGGTGGCGCCCTTTGAGCGGGCCGGCATGGTGCTGGTCGCGGCCCGAGCCTACGGTGACCACCTGCCACCGGCCTCGTTCCACCGCAGCGAGGTGGATCGGCTGGCGCAGCTGGTGCGGGCCGCCGCGGTGGTGCTCGGTGATCACCTCGATGCGGTGCAGCTCGAAGCGGCGGGGCTCGATCCGGTGCCGGCAGCGCCGCCGGCGCTTTCGCGTTGA
- a CDS encoding ABC transporter substrate-binding protein produces the protein MAVLAVGGLLGAAACGNDDSDSGSSGDNGDITLVIDVFGEQGFGYDALYAQFEEEHGVTIQERGRGLGVGDYDDRLFQQIIAGEGAGDVVALEDGTIPLYYAQLERFVNLADHGLDARQADFPDWKWDKGVVDDFVLGLGTDVGSMALCYRGDLFEEAGLPGDRDEVSALYDSWEDFLEVGRDFAAAGTDASFLDAATNFFNAVSLDIAGGSSGYTYFDLDDNLDVDNPDLRTTWDLTIEMIESDLSANLNTFSDEWNAGIQQSQFAAVACPAWLAGVIQGGADGAVEPGLWDIADAPGSGGNWGGSWLAVPAETDHPELAAELVNFLSSPEAHIVAFEELGNLPSTLEGLASEEVQESTNEYFSDAPAGAIFAAGVEEFRAVHFGPQHEAVRAEFEGALQAVEQGEMTPDEAWEAATSNAQLAAGG, from the coding sequence GTGGCTGTGTTGGCCGTCGGCGGGCTGCTGGGTGCCGCAGCCTGCGGTAACGATGATTCAGACAGCGGTAGCAGCGGCGACAACGGCGACATCACGTTGGTCATCGACGTCTTCGGCGAGCAGGGCTTCGGCTACGACGCGCTCTACGCTCAGTTCGAGGAAGAGCACGGGGTCACGATTCAGGAGCGGGGCCGTGGCCTCGGAGTCGGTGACTACGACGACCGGCTGTTCCAGCAGATCATCGCCGGTGAAGGCGCCGGTGACGTAGTGGCGCTGGAGGACGGCACGATCCCGCTCTACTACGCCCAGCTGGAGCGGTTCGTCAACCTCGCCGACCACGGCCTGGACGCCCGCCAGGCCGACTTCCCGGACTGGAAGTGGGACAAGGGCGTCGTGGACGACTTCGTGCTCGGGCTCGGGACCGACGTCGGGTCGATGGCGCTCTGCTACCGGGGCGACCTCTTCGAGGAGGCGGGTCTGCCCGGCGACCGGGATGAGGTCTCGGCGCTCTACGACAGCTGGGAGGACTTCCTGGAGGTCGGTCGGGACTTCGCCGCCGCGGGCACCGACGCCAGCTTCCTGGACGCCGCCACCAACTTCTTCAACGCGGTGTCGCTCGACATCGCCGGCGGCAGCTCCGGCTACACCTACTTCGACCTCGATGACAACCTGGACGTCGACAACCCGGATCTGCGGACGACCTGGGACCTGACCATCGAGATGATCGAGTCCGACCTCTCGGCGAACCTGAACACCTTCTCCGATGAGTGGAACGCCGGCATCCAGCAGAGCCAGTTCGCCGCGGTGGCGTGCCCGGCTTGGCTGGCGGGCGTGATCCAGGGCGGCGCCGACGGCGCCGTCGAGCCGGGCCTGTGGGACATCGCCGACGCGCCGGGCAGCGGCGGTAACTGGGGCGGTTCCTGGCTGGCGGTGCCGGCCGAGACCGACCACCCGGAGCTCGCGGCCGAGCTGGTGAACTTCCTGAGCTCGCCGGAGGCCCACATCGTGGCCTTCGAGGAGCTCGGCAACCTGCCGTCGACCCTGGAGGGTCTCGCCAGCGAGGAAGTGCAGGAGTCGACCAACGAGTACTTCAGCGACGCCCCGGCCGGCGCCATCTTCGCCGCCGGCGTCGAGGAGTTCCGGGCGGTCCACTTCGGTCCTCAGCACGAGGCCGTGCGTGCTGAGTTCGAGGGCGCGCTGCAGGCCGTCGAGCAGGGCGAGATGACCCCCGACGAGGCGTGGGAGGCGGCGACTTCCAACGCCCAGCTCGCCGCTGGCGGCTAG
- a CDS encoding carbohydrate ABC transporter permease, with protein MRAGPLTVIGLIFAAILSFFPLYWMVVVASRTSAAAYQWPPAFLPGGNLGENIERVISNPDAAILKGILNSFIVAGTITVATVFFGALAGFAFAKLRFKGRNALLLSVLLTMMVPIQLGVVPLYILMIQLGWLNDIRAVIAPFLISGFGIFLMRQYTIQSVPDELIEAGRVDGCSTWRIFWHIVFPALRPAAGVLGLLTFMQHWNEFFWPFIVLADPSNPTVQISLRSLNSAYHQDMSQIFAGMFIATVPLVVIFVLFFRHIISGIMEGAVKQ; from the coding sequence ATGCGGGCCGGCCCGCTCACCGTGATCGGGCTGATCTTCGCCGCGATCCTGTCGTTCTTCCCGCTCTACTGGATGGTGGTGGTGGCCTCCCGGACCAGCGCCGCCGCCTACCAGTGGCCGCCGGCGTTCCTGCCCGGCGGCAACCTGGGCGAGAACATCGAGCGGGTCATCAGCAACCCGGACGCCGCGATCCTCAAGGGGATTCTGAACTCCTTCATCGTCGCCGGCACGATCACCGTCGCGACGGTCTTCTTCGGGGCGCTCGCCGGGTTCGCCTTCGCGAAGCTGCGCTTCAAGGGCCGCAACGCGCTGTTGCTGTCGGTGCTGTTGACAATGATGGTGCCGATTCAGCTCGGCGTGGTGCCGCTCTACATTCTGATGATCCAGTTGGGCTGGCTGAACGACATCCGGGCGGTGATCGCGCCGTTCCTGATCAGCGGCTTCGGCATCTTCCTGATGCGGCAGTACACCATCCAGTCGGTGCCGGACGAGCTGATCGAGGCCGGCCGGGTGGACGGCTGCTCGACCTGGCGGATCTTCTGGCACATCGTCTTCCCGGCGCTGCGGCCCGCCGCCGGGGTGCTGGGCCTGCTCACCTTCATGCAGCACTGGAACGAGTTCTTCTGGCCGTTCATCGTGCTGGCCGATCCCAGTAACCCGACGGTGCAGATCTCACTGCGGTCGCTCAACTCCGCGTACCACCAGGACATGTCGCAGATCTTCGCCGGCATGTTCATCGCGACCGTACCGTTGGTGGTGATCTTCGTCCTGTTCTTCCGCCACATCATCAGCGGGATCATGGAAGGCGCCGTCAAACAGTGA
- a CDS encoding pyrimidine reductase family protein: MTTHPTSGARIITGGEQLSPDELADLYAPVDPAAPMLRANMVSSLDGAVTIEGRSRGLSSPTDQRLLGLLRMRCDALLVGAGTVRVEGYGPMRMSAERRQWRRGHGLPDDPLLVVVSGGLALDPTHPLFTEAPRRPVVLTHEGAPPQRRAALAEVADVLTVGDTTVDLAAGVATLHDRGLRQLLSEGGPQLLGSLTAADLVDELCLTLSPLLAGPGAGRITAGAASPVRDMTLHQLITAGDALLLRYLRSSGS, translated from the coding sequence ATGACGACACACCCGACCAGCGGCGCTCGCATCATCACCGGTGGTGAGCAGCTCTCACCGGACGAGCTGGCCGACCTCTACGCCCCGGTCGACCCCGCCGCTCCGATGCTGCGGGCGAACATGGTGAGCAGCCTCGACGGGGCGGTGACCATCGAGGGCCGTTCCCGCGGGCTGTCCAGCCCGACCGACCAGCGGCTGCTCGGGCTGCTCCGGATGCGGTGCGACGCGCTGCTGGTCGGCGCCGGTACCGTACGGGTCGAGGGGTATGGGCCGATGCGGATGTCGGCGGAACGCCGGCAGTGGCGGCGCGGGCACGGGCTCCCCGACGATCCGCTGCTGGTGGTGGTCTCCGGCGGGTTGGCGCTGGACCCCACACATCCGCTCTTCACCGAGGCTCCGCGCCGGCCGGTGGTGCTGACCCACGAGGGCGCGCCGCCGCAGCGCCGCGCCGCCCTGGCCGAGGTCGCCGACGTGCTCACGGTCGGCGACACCACCGTCGACCTGGCCGCCGGCGTGGCGACGTTGCACGACCGCGGGCTGCGGCAGCTGCTCAGCGAGGGCGGGCCGCAGTTGCTCGGCTCGCTCACCGCCGCTGACCTCGTGGACGAACTCTGCCTGACGCTCTCACCGCTGCTGGCCGGGCCGGGCGCCGGCCGGATCACCGCCGGAGCAGCCAGCCCGGTCCGCGACATGACCTTGCACCAGCTGATCACCGCCGGTGATGCCCTGCTCCTGCGGTACCTCCGCAGCTCCGGGAGCTAA
- a CDS encoding HAD family hydrolase, translating into MPLAIFDLDNTLVDRAGSFTRWARAWVTEQGLDPAEVEWLTEADGDGFVPRAEFMAAVRHRYGLATPVSRLVADYQPRIVESLVPDPGVPAALAGLRTAGWRVAIATNGGTYQQQAKIEKAGLADAVDAIAISEEVGVKKPDRRMFEVAAARCGAELVDGWMVGDCPARDIAGGHAVGLKTVWLRRGRPWVPGQPPPQAAVDDVPTAVAAIVNWPGAAAG; encoded by the coding sequence ATGCCGTTGGCGATCTTCGATCTGGATAACACCCTGGTCGACCGGGCCGGGTCGTTCACCCGCTGGGCGCGGGCCTGGGTGACCGAGCAGGGGCTGGATCCGGCCGAGGTCGAGTGGTTGACCGAAGCCGACGGGGACGGGTTTGTCCCGCGTGCGGAGTTCATGGCCGCGGTGCGCCACCGGTACGGACTGGCCACCCCGGTTTCGAGGCTGGTCGCCGACTATCAACCGCGCATAGTCGAGTCGTTGGTGCCTGATCCCGGCGTGCCGGCGGCGTTGGCGGGTCTGCGTACCGCGGGGTGGCGGGTGGCGATCGCGACGAACGGCGGGACGTACCAACAACAAGCCAAGATCGAAAAGGCTGGGCTGGCGGATGCCGTCGACGCGATCGCGATCTCGGAGGAGGTCGGCGTGAAGAAGCCGGACCGGCGGATGTTCGAGGTGGCGGCGGCGCGGTGCGGGGCGGAGCTGGTGGACGGCTGGATGGTGGGGGACTGCCCGGCCCGGGATATCGCGGGTGGTCACGCGGTCGGGCTGAAGACGGTGTGGTTGCGGCGGGGCCGGCCCTGGGTGCCTGGGCAGCCGCCGCCGCAGGCGGCGGTGGACGATGTGCCGACCGCGGTCGCCGCGATCGTCAACTGGCCCGGGGCAGCTGCGGGCTAG
- a CDS encoding ATP-binding protein, which translates to MLRVTPDDPTLSPDSGPPVGRVLGTADATPLQFWTAVDPDAWLQLDDVVVTHRRLPDAPEPVTIAGVVTAIRARHEGAQFDSDVFAIAEGMLPAQVQEAAEITTTRVTPEIYVPPSPGGPVHRATGEARAAALHFDRMARQIPLGTGRDGLPVFLNADFLDGTSGAHVSISGVSGVATKTSFATFLLYSAFHSEALGADRVNSRALIFNVKGEDLNFLDYPNSHLDEPTAATYGTLGLPAKPFADVHVYAPARAGDPTGTPDVASRTAGVDAFYWTLAQFCQERLLPYVFADADDERQQYTMVVHAVAAALAKLAQPLDSGGVAIEGASLHSYPDLVDYLVDQLADEETRATWAGSSFGLGTVNAFSRRLIASKRDLARLIRGDLTSRRPHTINTAESARVTVVDLHNLPDRAQRFVVGVTLRSEFERKEKSGTARPLLFVVLDELNKYAPREGDSPIKEVLLDIAERGRSLGVVLIGAQQTASEVERRIVANSAVKVVGRLDPAEASRPEYGFLPPAQRQRVLLAKPGTMFVSQPEIPVPLCVEFPFPAWATRPQEAGAAPAATMRSITQAADPFTVVGADQEQEFPF; encoded by the coding sequence ATGCTCAGGGTGACCCCTGACGACCCCACGCTCTCACCCGATTCCGGCCCGCCGGTTGGCCGGGTCCTCGGCACCGCCGACGCCACCCCGCTGCAGTTCTGGACCGCGGTGGACCCCGATGCGTGGCTCCAGCTGGACGATGTCGTCGTCACCCACCGGCGGTTGCCGGATGCGCCCGAGCCGGTGACGATCGCCGGGGTGGTCACCGCCATCCGGGCCCGCCACGAGGGTGCCCAGTTCGACTCGGACGTGTTCGCCATCGCCGAGGGGATGCTGCCCGCGCAGGTGCAGGAGGCGGCCGAGATCACCACCACCCGGGTCACCCCGGAGATCTACGTGCCGCCGAGCCCGGGTGGCCCGGTGCACCGGGCCACCGGCGAGGCCCGTGCGGCGGCGCTGCACTTCGACCGGATGGCCCGGCAGATCCCGCTCGGCACCGGCCGCGACGGCTTGCCGGTCTTCCTCAACGCTGACTTTCTCGACGGCACCTCCGGCGCGCACGTGTCGATCTCCGGCGTCTCCGGCGTCGCCACCAAGACCAGCTTCGCCACGTTCCTGCTCTACTCGGCGTTCCACTCCGAGGCGCTCGGCGCCGACCGGGTCAACTCCCGGGCGTTGATCTTCAACGTCAAGGGTGAGGATCTGAACTTCCTCGACTACCCGAACAGCCACCTCGACGAGCCGACCGCCGCCACGTACGGAACGCTTGGGTTGCCGGCGAAGCCGTTCGCCGATGTGCATGTCTACGCCCCGGCCCGGGCCGGGGACCCCACCGGTACGCCGGATGTGGCCAGCCGCACCGCCGGGGTGGACGCCTTCTACTGGACGCTGGCGCAGTTCTGCCAGGAACGGCTGCTGCCCTACGTCTTCGCCGACGCCGACGACGAGCGGCAGCAGTACACCATGGTGGTGCACGCGGTCGCCGCGGCGCTGGCGAAGCTGGCGCAGCCGCTGGACTCCGGCGGGGTGGCGATCGAAGGCGCGTCGCTGCACAGCTACCCGGATCTGGTCGACTATCTGGTCGACCAGCTCGCCGATGAGGAGACCCGGGCGACCTGGGCCGGCTCGTCGTTCGGGCTCGGCACCGTCAACGCCTTCTCCCGGCGGCTGATCGCCAGCAAGCGGGACCTGGCCCGGTTGATCCGGGGCGATCTGACCAGCCGCCGGCCGCACACCATAAACACCGCCGAGAGCGCCCGGGTCACCGTCGTCGACCTGCACAATCTGCCGGACCGGGCGCAGCGGTTCGTGGTCGGGGTGACGCTGCGGAGCGAGTTCGAGCGGAAGGAGAAGTCCGGCACCGCCCGGCCGCTGCTCTTCGTGGTGCTCGACGAGCTCAACAAGTACGCCCCGCGGGAGGGCGACAGCCCGATCAAGGAGGTGCTCCTCGACATCGCCGAACGGGGCCGCTCACTTGGGGTCGTGTTGATCGGGGCGCAGCAGACCGCCAGCGAGGTGGAGCGGCGGATCGTGGCGAACTCGGCGGTGAAGGTGGTGGGCCGGCTCGACCCGGCCGAGGCCTCCCGCCCGGAGTATGGTTTCCTGCCGCCGGCCCAACGGCAGCGGGTGCTGCTGGCCAAGCCGGGGACGATGTTCGTCAGCCAGCCGGAGATCCCGGTGCCGCTGTGTGTCGAGTTCCCGTTCCCGGCCTGGGCCACCCGGCCGCAGGAGGCCGGGGCGGCGCCAGCGGCCACGATGCGTTCGATCACCCAGGCCGCCGACCCGTTCACAGTGGTCGGGGCAGATCAGGAGCAGGAGTTCCCCTTCTGA
- a CDS encoding plasmid pRiA4b ORF-3 family protein — protein sequence MPRQIYDLRITLTEVTPTVWRRVLLPGAFTLDRVHRVVQLAMGWRDAHLHSFDIDGKQYGPGELIDDLDMWDEIELRLDQLVGKGDGFTYTYDYGDWWEHDLVVEDVFGAEPDQRYPLCVEGARACPIEDVGGPEGYRDYLEAMADPAHPEHDRLLNWYGPGHDPEHFDPGPVTTLLRRLV from the coding sequence ATGCCTCGCCAGATCTACGACCTGCGGATCACGTTGACCGAGGTGACGCCGACCGTGTGGCGCCGAGTGCTGCTGCCCGGCGCCTTCACCCTGGACCGGGTCCACCGGGTGGTGCAGCTGGCCATGGGTTGGCGGGATGCGCACCTGCACTCGTTCGACATCGATGGTAAGCAGTACGGCCCCGGTGAGCTCATCGATGACCTGGACATGTGGGATGAGATCGAGCTCCGGTTGGATCAGCTCGTCGGCAAGGGCGACGGCTTCACCTACACCTACGACTACGGTGACTGGTGGGAGCACGACCTGGTGGTGGAGGACGTGTTCGGCGCCGAGCCGGACCAGCGGTACCCGCTCTGTGTCGAGGGTGCCCGCGCGTGCCCGATCGAGGACGTCGGCGGACCGGAAGGTTACCGGGATTATCTGGAAGCGATGGCCGACCCCGCGCATCCGGAGCATGACCGACTCCTTAACTGGTACGGGCCGGGGCACGATCCGGAGCACTTCGATCCCGGTCCGGTTACGACTTTGTTGCGCCGGCTCGTCTGA